One Ochotona princeps isolate mOchPri1 chromosome 7, mOchPri1.hap1, whole genome shotgun sequence genomic window carries:
- the LOC101531412 gene encoding centrin-4-like, with protein MGGAAGGTGRAALATSRLSGRLRLRSAQAGEGLAKGAAGRMASSCGTSSDLRNQRAEKIELNEIQKQEIKEVFDLFDVNESGTMDLKQLKVAMQALGFEPTKEEIKEMIAEVDKGGLGTITFEDFFAFMSVKMSKKDEKEEILKAFKLFDDDDTGCITLNNIKRVAKELGENLTDNELQEMLDEADNDRDGGINEEEFLKMMKKASLY; from the exons ATGGgcggggctgcaggagggactgGGAGAGCGGCCTTAGCAACGTCTCGCTTGTCTGGAAGGCTGCGGCTGCGCAGTGCACAGGCGGGTGAGGGTCTGGCCAAGGGTGCAGCTGGGCGCATG GCATCCAGCTGTGGCACAAGTTCAGACTTACGGAATCAAAGAGCAGAAAAAATTGAACTGAATGAAATTCAAAAGCAAGAGATTAAAGAGGTCTTTGATCTATTCGATGTCAATGAGTCTGGCACCATGGATCTGAAACAACTGAAG GTTGCAATGCAGGCCTTAGGATTTGAACcaacaaaagaagaaattaaagaaatgataGCTGAGGTCGACAAAGGAGGACTTGGCACCATTACTTTTGAAGACTTTTTTGCTTTTATGAGTGTAAAAATG AGCAAAAAggatgaaaaggaagaaatattaAAAGCTTTCAAGTtatttgatgatgatgatactGGGTGCATAACACTCAACAATATCAAGAGAGTTGCCAAGGAACTAGGAGAAAACTTAACAGATAATGAACTTCAG GAAATGCTCGATGAAGCAGACAATGATAGAGATGGAGGAATAAATGAAgaagaatttttgaaaatgatgaaaaagGCCTCTCTTTATTAA